A segment of the Alistipes communis genome:
TCAGACGCGAACGGTTCGCGTGGCTCATCGGGGAAGCACTCAAGAAAAAGGATTGCCACCGCAAATTCTATCTAACCGACACGCTTATCAAGTAATCCGCAAAGACAGTAATCCAATCCGGGGGGCGGTGGCCCCGCTCCCCTGCAAAAAACAACAGATATGACACTCAACGAATATATCACCCAAACAGACCCGCAACCCGATGTAAAGGTCGTCCTTACAGGGGGTGAATACATACAGCGCGATGCAATCAAAGTAACCCCCTTTTCGGTACAGACGGCCGTAGATATTCCGGCGGTTATACAGCGGTATGGTATAAAAGATAATTATATCCGAATCGGAACCGCCCGGCAGTTGTTTACACGACATCCCCAAACAGGCGAACTGCGCGGAAGCATCTTTTTTCTGCCCGACGATGCCCCGGAGCCGCCCGAACTCACCCGGTTTCTCCGGTTCTTAAAGGCAAACGAAGTTTTTCTCAAACAATGGTGCGAAGCGCATACCATCCGGGGCGATTTACAGGAATGTAATGCCCGGTTTAGAACAGCATACGCCGAATATCTCAACAGCATAAGGAACACTTATGCCCTCACGGACGAAGACATTGATTTTTGGCTCTTTTGAACATTCACCCGGGGACGGTAACCCCGTCCCCCATAAAAACAAACCATCATGGCACAAGAGAATAAAGCGACCGATTATTTCAAACAGACGATCCAAAGCTATTTACAGCGCCGGGCGCAGGAGGACGAATTGTTCGCACCCCGGTACGCCGACCCGAAGAAGAACATCGACGACTGTATAACATTTATCCTCAATTACGTGAAGCAAAGCGGGTGCAACGGCTTCGCGGACGATGAAATCTACTCGCTCGCCCTGCACTACTACGACGAGGACGACATCGACATCGGCAAGCCCCTCACTAATTGTAAAGTTGTGGTGAACCATACTATCGAACTCTCCGAAGCGGAGAAAGCCGAAGCACGGCGCCAAGCCATGCAAAAAGCAACGGACGAAGCCTACCGGAAAATTACGCAGGGTAAAAACAAGACCAAGAAGACCGAAACAACCACCCAGTCATCACTATTTTAATTCGATACACCATGAAACCGAGAAATAAATTCCAACAGAAAGCAGTCGAAGCAAGCAAGAAACTGCCACCGCTGACCCCGGCACAGGAACGCTGGGCCTACACAAAAGTTATCGAATCGGTAGGCCAGCGCACGAGAAAAGGTGTCGTTACCTGCCTCGACTGTGGCAAGGTGTTCCACAACGATACCAAACAGCAATATTGCACCTGTCCCGCCTGCGGAACACGCCTGCGGATAGAAAATACTCGCAGGCAGAAATTCCAGCAACGGGAATACGTTACCTATATAACCGCTTGCGACGGGATGCAGGTCGTGCGGGTGTTTATGGTGAATTATTATGCCAAAGTCGGACGACCGCTGAACCGCTTTTGCCACGAAGTCATGCAACGTTGGATAGCCCCCGACGGCAAATACTGCACACTCGCCCGGAGCCGGGTATGGGGAACGATATATTACGATCTGTGGATTTATTCGTCCGATTTGGAACTGCACGGCGAATCGTGGGTATATGACAAGATTTACACGGACGATATATACCCTCGTATGAAACTCATCCCCGAACTGAAACGAACGGGATATAAGGGTGGATTGTACGGTCAGAACCCTACGACCTTATTCCGTGTCCTGCTTTCGGATAACCGGGCGGAATCCCTGCTCAAAATGGGGCAAGACTGCCTATTACAACTGTATTTGAATGATAGCGGTCGGAGATTCGACAAATATTGGCCGAGTATCCGTATCGCCGTCCGCAACGGCTATAAAATCACGGATGCAACGACATGGTGCGACTATATAGACGCTTTGCGAACATTGGGCAAAGACCTGCACAGCCCCAAATATGTGTGCCCCGCAGACCTTGAACGGGAACATGACCGCTGTATAGCCAAAATCGCCCGCAGGGAAGCCGAACGGGAAATAGCCGAAAACCTCTCCGCACATTTTCAGAAAGAGTGCGCCTACCATAGAGCCAAAGCCAAATTCTTCGGCCTTGCGTTTTCGGACGGACAGATCGTCGTTCGGGTGTTGGAGAGTGTGAAAGAAATCATCATGGAGGGAAAGGCCATGCACCATTGCGTCGGCACGAACGAATACTATAAAAAAGCCGATTCGCTTATTTTTTCGGCAACCATTGACGGTAAACGCATCGAAACCGTAGAAGTATCCCTCTCCCAACTCAAAGTTATTCAAAGCCGGGGTGTATGCAACAAACAAACGGAGTACCACGACAAAATCGTGCAGCTTGTAAATGACAATATGCTCCTTATCCAAAAGCGCATTGCCGCCTAATTCATCAATCCGAACTATCAAGATTATGCAACCGAGAAATAGTTTTGAACAGCAAATAGAAGAGGCGGGGCGCACGCTCCGCCCCATCTCCGCCCGGCAGATACGGTGGGCGTTCGACCGATGCGTCGTCCGCTACGGACGCAGGACGACAAAAGGCGTGATAACTTGCACCGAGTGCGGACACGCATGGACGGACAAGACGGCGCGGAAGCATTGTATCTGCCCCGCGTGCCATACCCGGCTGACCATAGACGACAACCACCTGCGCCGGATTTACGACACGGCGGACTACGCCCTGTTTATGACCGTCCATGACGGGATACAGGTATTACGCTTCGTATATCTGGCCTACTATGTCCGTATCGGAGAAAGGGCGAAATA
Coding sequences within it:
- a CDS encoding PcfK-like family protein — encoded protein: MAQENKATDYFKQTIQSYLQRRAQEDELFAPRYADPKKNIDDCITFILNYVKQSGCNGFADDEIYSLALHYYDEDDIDIGKPLTNCKVVVNHTIELSEAEKAEARRQAMQKATDEAYRKITQGKNKTKKTETTTQSSLF
- a CDS encoding PcfJ domain-containing protein; the encoded protein is MKPRNKFQQKAVEASKKLPPLTPAQERWAYTKVIESVGQRTRKGVVTCLDCGKVFHNDTKQQYCTCPACGTRLRIENTRRQKFQQREYVTYITACDGMQVVRVFMVNYYAKVGRPLNRFCHEVMQRWIAPDGKYCTLARSRVWGTIYYDLWIYSSDLELHGESWVYDKIYTDDIYPRMKLIPELKRTGYKGGLYGQNPTTLFRVLLSDNRAESLLKMGQDCLLQLYLNDSGRRFDKYWPSIRIAVRNGYKITDATTWCDYIDALRTLGKDLHSPKYVCPADLEREHDRCIAKIARREAEREIAENLSAHFQKECAYHRAKAKFFGLAFSDGQIVVRVLESVKEIIMEGKAMHHCVGTNEYYKKADSLIFSATIDGKRIETVEVSLSQLKVIQSRGVCNKQTEYHDKIVQLVNDNMLLIQKRIAA